The Streptomyces sp. BHT-5-2 genomic interval ACGCCCCGAGCTGAGCCCGGATGACTTCACCGACGAGGGCAACGATGAGGGCGGCCAGGCTGGGGTGCGCGAGCCACGAACACCACTGCCCAACGCCCCGGGCCCGGTGGCCCTGGAGCCTCCCACGGACTGAGCCTGCGGACGACGCGGTAGAGCGCCGGGGACGGGGGACGAGGATGACGGGGATGGCGGACGCACCAGACGTGAGGCGTGCGGACGAGGCCGCGAAGACCGGCAAGGCGGGCGAGGTCGACGGGCGGATCGCACCGCTGGACTGGCGGGTGCTCGCCGTCACAGGGGCGACTGCGCAACCATGCGTGACGCCCCACCACCGCGACAGGGATCGAGGTAGGGATGGACCGACGGCATGCCGCATCCGCGCGCCTCGTCAGGCAACTTCGCCCCGTCCCGTCCCGCCCCGCGACCGCAGCCCGCAACTGCCTCGTCCCGTCTCCCACACGTCCAGGCGAGACTTCCCCGACTGACGCGGTCACGCGGAAGCCGACGTCACAGGTTGGTACGCGTGGTGACTACTGGATCAGGTGCGTCTACCGCATCACAAGAAACGTTCCTGCGGGACTTCCACGCCGAGCACCCTGCGGTGACGACGGAGGCGTTCAGCCGTGGCCGTGCTCCGGACGGTCGGTCCAGTTATGAGACCTTGCGTGATCGAGTCGCTGGAAGCCGGTGTGTGCTGGACCTCGGGTGTGGCGATGGCCTGCTGCTGGAACTGCTGGCCCGGACCGACGGACGGCAACTGGCGGGGCTGGACCTGTCCGCGGAGTCGCTGAGGCTGGCACGAAGGCGACCTCAGCTCTCCCGGGCGAGGCTGGAACAGGGCCGAGCGCAAGACCTTCCCTTTCCCGACGCAGTCGTGAGGGGCTCGACGAAATCCTCGGGCCAGTCGGCTTCGCGGAGACGGAGTGGGAGACGGTCCCCATCGATCCCAGTGGCCCGGTGGAGCAGGTCTGGGCGCTCGTGTCCGGCCTCCATGACCTTGGTCCCTTCGACCGGGCAATGGTCGAGAAGCTGCGCCAGCCCTTCTTCACGGAGACGAGAGAACTCACCACGCCGAGCGGACGTGTGCCCTGTGCATTCAAGGTACATCTGGTGACAGCACCTCTTCGGTGAAAATGGCGGCAGGTCATTTCGCCTGCGCTCCGGCGGGATTTCGGCCTCAGCCGAAAGAGGCCCACCGGCGGTGGCCGATGGGCCTCAAGGAGGGGTTGTGGTGCGCGCGACGTATCCGTATCAGATCAGAGCGGAATTCCGAGGACGCTCCAATTGACCGGGGTGCCACTGTCGGTGAGGAGCTCGCTGAGGGGCATCTTGATATGCGATTGGATCGGGGTGCCGTCCTTCGGAGTGGCCACGGCCGACACCGGCATGGCGCCAAGAAGCACAGTCACCAGCGCGAGCCCGAAGAGCGTGCGACGCGTATTTTTCATGCCGTGCCAACGACTCGACGGTATCGACGTCACCATAAGGAGCCCCCACCTTAGGCCGGTTGGGCTATCGCCGCTGGCCGGTCGGCCGCCTTCCGAGGCCGAACCCGAACACCATGCCGGGCCAGCCGGTATCCGGAAATCCGTCGTCGAGTGCTTCGCTGATCGCCCGCTCTTCGTAGCTGAAGTGGGATTCC includes:
- a CDS encoding class I SAM-dependent methyltransferase, yielding MPHPRASSGNFAPSRPAPRPQPATASSRLPHVQARLPRLTRSRGSRRHRLVRVVTTGSGASTASQETFLRDFHAEHPAVTTEAFSRGRAPDGRSSYETLRDRVAGSRCVLDLGCGDGLLLELLARTDGRQLAGLDLSAESLRLARRRPQLSRARLEQGRAQDLPFPDAVVRGSTKSSGQSASRRRSGRRSPSIPVARWSRSGRSCPASMTLVPSTGQWSRSCASPSSRRRENSPRRADVCPVHSRYIW